The window TTAATGGCTTCCACGATACGGCCAATGCGGTGGCTACGGTTATCTATACCAAGGCTATGCCAGCCAATCTTGCCGTCGTTACCTCTGCGCTCTTTAACTTTGCGGGTGTGCTACTAGGTGGCTTAGGTGTGGCCTATGCAATAGTGCATTTGTTGCCCGTAGATTCCTTGCTCGGCATGGATTCGACCCAAGGTTTATTGATGGTCTTTTCTTTGCTGTTTTCGGCAATTATCTGGAACTTAGGCACTTGGTATTTTGGTATTCCTGCCTCGAGTTCTCATACCTTGATTGGCTCGATAATGGGCGTGGGCGGCGCGTTCGCTTGGATGAATCATCAGCCTATCTTGCAGGGCATTAATGTCTCTAAGGCCTCGCAGATCATGTTGTCCTTAATCATTTCGCCGACTTTAGGTTTTGTGATGGCGGGGATTTTTCTACTCATCATGAAATACGTCTGGCAGAAACATAAAATTCACCGCACTCCCGATGAACAGATGCAGATTAATGGCAAAAAACACCCGCCATTTTGGGCAAGGGCGAGTTTAATTGTCTCTGCTATGGGGGTGAGTTTTGCCCATGGTTCGAACGATGGCCAGAAGGGCATCGGCCTAGTGATGCTAGTGCTGATTTGTATGGCTCCGGCGTATTTTGCCTTGGACATGGGCAGTCAACCCTATGATTTGGAACGAACTCAAGATGCCAATCGGCGCATTATGGCGATTTACGATCGTAACCAAGCCGTGATCGCGGATGTGATCGACTTTAGCGCTTCAGCAAACGTCCCCGAATATATGCTGGCCCATTGCTCATCTGAAAATGTATTACCTGCGATGTCGCTACTTGACCGCCGCTTGGCAAAAGTCTCGACTTACAAAGACATGGATGTACAAGAGCGGCGCGAGGTGCGTCGGTTACTCCTGTGTATCGATGATACTGCTCGCCAAGTGGCGAAGTTATATCTCCCAGCTAAAGATCTGACTTCATTGGCTAAATGGCGCAAGGATCTCACCCGCACCACTGAATATGCGCCTCTTTGGGTGATTATTGCCATTGCGACTGCGCTGGGTTGCGGCACGTTAGTGGGCTGGCGACGGATTGTGTATACCGTGGGGGAGAAAATTGGTTCATCGAGTATGACCTACAGCCAAGGCATTGCCGCACAGGTCACCGCTGCCGTATCGATTGGGATTGCCAGTATGACGGGCATGCCTGTGTCGACGACTCATATTTTATCTTCCGCCGTTGCGGGCACTATGGTGGCTAATCGTTCGGGGCTACAGATCCAAACAATTAAGCAAATCATGCTCGCTTGGCTGCTGACGCTTCCTATTACTATGTTGCTCTCTGCGTGCGTGTTTATCCTTGCCAATGCACTTTGGGGTTAGCCAAGAATACCCAAGTTGAATACTCACATAGCCAAGCCTTGAGCGCTTGGCGTTTAGGTTCAGTGCCGTTTTCCGCGATAATGACCTAAGCCATCTTGTTAGAGTTGAGTTTTCAACACCAACAAGGACATAAGATGGCTGAGCAATTGAGAATACTTTTCAAAGCACTACACCAACAATCAGAGCCGCTGATATTAACCAATGTTTGGGATGCTGCCAGTGCGGCTATCATCCAAGCATCGGGCGCCCTTGCCATTGCGACCAGTAGCGCGGCATTGGCTTGGTCGCTCGGTTATCCCGATGGCCAAGCGCTACCTAAGGCGGCTTTATTGGACGCAGTGAACCATATCCTACGGCTGAGCCGAGTGCCTGTGACGCTAGATATTGAATCCGGTTATAGCCAAGATCCCGATGAGGTTACTGCTTTTGTTGCGCAGCTCTCTGAGCTTGGCGTAGCAGGGATTAATATTGAGGATGGCAGTGCAGGTGTTGCTGAGATGGTGGCAAAAATTAAAGCTATTCGCGCCCATCCTCGTTGCCAAGGATTATTTATTAATGCGCGAACCGATGTGTATTTACTGGGCTTAGCCAGTGGTGATGCCGCGGTCGCTATGACAATCGATAGGTTAACTCAGTATCAGGCTGCGGGCGCGGATGGCGGCTTTATCCCTGGCGCGACCAAGGTCGAGACCGCTAAGCGCTTGTCTGCCGCTGTGGATATGCCACTGAATTTTATGCTATTGAATGAGCAGATGGATATCGACGAGTTATTTGGTGCAGGTGTGCAGCGTTTTTCCACCGGTCCGGCTGCATTTTTACAAGCCTATGGCACTTTGCTTAATCCAATTTTGTTAAATTCAATTAAGGCAAAGCCGTTTCAGCAACAGCCAAAAGATGCGGTTATTGCCGCTGATAATGGCTCAATACCTAAAGTTATTGCCCTTGATTTTGAACGAATGAATAACTTATATATCCCGAGTTAAAGCTGTTTTTAATCTATATCCACGGCGAGCTTGCCGTGGGTTCCTTCTTACGTCCGTTTTACCTCGCGCCCGTTTTACCAAGCAAGTCCCATCTGCGTACTTGTCTCCTCAGGTATCTTCTCAAGTAGGCTTAACTCGGCGAGTTGAATGTGCGCTGCAATTTGGCTGCGCAATGTTTGATAGAGACGGATGGCCAGTTCAGGCGCGGTTTCATTATCGGGAGTATGAATAAACAGATAGGGCTCACGACCTTCTGCGAGCCACAGCGGGAGTTGGGTTAGCCAATTATCAAAAAAGGCATCGTTATCCTTAGGCAAAGCGCTTACGCCTTGCTGCGCGAGTTGTGCTACGGCATCGTCTGGTTGGCCGATAAAGCGCACCACAGGATGATTAGCGGTGGCAATCGCATGCACTGGCACCCGAGGCTTTTTCTTATGGGCGTCGATAATGGCGGCGTTGCTGGGCGGCAGGGCAAACAAGGGCCTGCTATCCATGATGATGCGATTCACTTTTTTATCGATAAGTAATCGATTGAGTGCGCGCTCGGCGTCTCCCTTCGCAAAAAACGCTGCATGCCTGACTTCAACGCCATAGGTTAATCCTTGGGGGACTTGATTGAGAAATTGTGCTAACACAGGTAAGTTTTCTGGGCCGAAATGGGCGGGAAGTTGAATTTTCCAGATCCCCGTTTTATCGATTAATGGCGCCATTACTTGGAAGAAATCCTTCAATTCTTGGCCGCAGTGTTGCAATAGTCTTTGGTGAGTCATGGTTTGCGGCAGCTTGAAGGTAAAGCGAAAATCATCGGGCGTGGCACTGTGCCAGTTCATAACGGTTTGCTGTGCAGGCGTCGCGTAGAAGCTGGTATTACCTTCGACAGTGTTGAATATTGTGGCGTAACGGGCTAGTCGCTCCGCTTGTTTAATCCCATGGCCATAAACACTCTCTTGCCAATTCGAGTGTGACCACATGGCTAGGCCAAGGCGAAAATGGCTGGGTTTATCTAACCCAGAACGCAACTCATCCAAAAATAAATTCCTTAAATTTTATTCACATTTGCCAATGTAACCCTAGCCTTATGTAGGCTAGGGGTTAGGGGCATTGTGCCGATACTAATAGTCTAGAGTCAAATCGAGCCGCTGATGGCTTGAGGTATTGTATTTGATTTTGTTGTGCATTTAATCCTGTAAAAGCTGGACTTAACTTGGCCAACTCTGGAATGACATTGAAAATTAACCTACTCTAATAGTGCGTTATTACTCTTTTTATGCTTATGATCGAGTTTAAGACTTAGCCAAAGACAGACGTTTATTGGAGAACTGCGTGAATAATGATGGCTACACTTCCCTAAGCAATTTTATCGACCTTCTCTTGGATGCTATTTGCGTCGTCGATAAAGCTGGGCGGTTTGAATTTGTCAGTGCCGGGGCAGAACGCATTTTTGGCTATACCCCAGAAGAAATGATTGGCATGCAGATGCTCGATCTTGTTATTCCTGAGGATAGAGAGCGCACACTCGCAACCGCCAATGAGATTATGACTGGCCGCTATAAGGTCGATTTCGAAAACCGTTATGTGCGTAAAGACGGCGTAATTGTCGATATTTTGTGGTCCGCACGCTGGTCCGATGCTTACCAACAACGCGTCGCGGTCGCCAGAGATATCTCTAAGAGTAAAAACGCCGAACGCAGACAAGCTGCACTGTATGAGATTTCTGAAGCTGTGCATGTCGCTGAGGACTTGCTAGCCCTATATCGCCGCATCCATGAAATCATTGCAAAATTGCTGCCCGCGGTAAACTTTGCCATCGCATTGTACGATCAAGATTTAAATGAACTCAGTTTCCCTTACAAAGCCGCTGCGGGTGATAATTCACTGGTCGATATTGCAAGTTTCAGCTTGTTTACCGAACAAGTGATCCACAGTGCAGAATCTTTACTCCTGTGTCCCGTGACCTTATCTGAGTATCCCCAAGCCATTCGTGAAGAGCTGGGTAATGGCAATTTAAGTTGGTTGGGTGTGCCGCTAAAGCTGCAAAAAGGTGTTATCGGTGCCTTGATGATGCATAGCTTGCCCACTTCGGCTTCTTATACGCACCAAGACCGTGAGCTATTGGAGTTTGTTTCTACGCAAATTGCCTTTGCGATTGAACGCCGACAAATGCTTGCGCGATTAGAGCATATTGCGCTGTATGATCAGCTAACCCTGTTGCCCAATCGCGAGCTTTTTTACGACAGGTTTCAAAAGGCGCTATCCCGAGCCCATAGGGAATCAAGTTATTTCTCTTTACTTTATTTAGATTTAGATAAGTTTAAGTGGGTAAACGATACCTTTGGTCATAGTGTGGGCGATTTATTGCTGCAAGTGACAGCACAACGTATTGTCAGCTGTGTAAGGGGCTCAGATACCGTAGCGCGTTTTGGGGGCGACGAGTTTGTCATCTTACTCGAGCGCGTTGATTCGGCACAAAATACCCTGTTGGCAGCGCAAAAAATATTACAAGTGCTCAATCAACCCTTTGAGCTTACCGATCAGCAAATCCATATTTTACCGAGTATCGGTATTGCCCTGTATCCAGAGCACGGCACGGACGAAAAACAGTTACTTTCCTGTGCGGATGCAGCCATGTATAAGGCTAAGAAAAATGGGGGCAATCGCATTGAAATGGGTTATCAAGGGCTGAGAAATCTGCATGCAGATCCTCTGACTGCGGCTCCTGAGTTAAAGAGCGCTGAGTTAAAAGACACTGAGTTAGAAGACCGTGAATTAAAAGACACTGAGTTAAATAACCTTGAAAACAAGGTGACTAAGATAGTGTGAGTTTGATTGAGACGTTCAAGCGCAAGAGTTTGAATTACTGGAATGTGTAAAGAAATGCCCGCGAATGTCAGTGACATTAGCGGGCATTATTGTATGTAGCGGTTTTGCGGCATCAAACTATAGAGTCGTGATGACTCTACAGTTTGAAGCGATTCACTTCCTGCTGTAATGACGCGGCTAAGTGGGCGAGTTCCTGCGCTTGCACCATAGAGGTTTGCGCTTCAATCGAGAGATTCTCTGACACTTCACGAATCGACTCAGTATTGCGGTTGATTTCGCTGGTGACTGAGGTTTGCTCTTCAGCTGCCGTAGCAATTTGGCTCGCCATATCCGAAATATCATTAATGGCTTTACTGATCAGCAACAGACTTTCGCTGGCGGAATTGGCGTCGGCCACACTGGTTTCTGCCATTTCATGACTCTGGGTCATAGATTTAACGGCTTTACCGGCGGTTTGTTGGAGGGTTTCGATCATCGCTTGAATTTCTTGGGTCGATGAATGGGTACGTTGTGACAGTACTCGAACTTCATCGGCAACCACAGCAAAACCGCGACCCTGTTCACCCGCACGCGCGGCTTCAATGGCCGCGTTGAGTGCGAGTAAGTTGGTTTGTTCGGCGATGCCACTGATCGTTAACAGAATACTGTTGATCTTCTGTGAGTGCTCATTCAGCTCACCGATAATTCGGCCGGCAGTTTCAACTTCACTGGCTAAATTACGGATAGATTGCTGACTCTGGGCGACTTGTTTGTGGCCATGATTCGAAAGCCCGACTGCATTTTGCGCCGTTTGTGCTGTGTGCTCGGCGTTGCTGGCAATCTCTTCGGTGGCACTGGCCATTTCGGTGACAGCCGTGGCGACCATAGTCACTTCATCTTGTTGTACTTCAATGCGTTGGCTGTTGTCCGTAGCCGAAGCGCTGCTGCCTTGGGCTTGATGCTCCAATTGACCTGCAATCTTATGCATACGGGAAATCATGCCATGGAGACGTTCCACAAAGCGGTTAAAGCCCGAAGCCAACATGCCAATTTCATCGTGACTGTTGGCAGTATGAATGCGCACTGTTAGGTCGCCATCACCTTCGGCGATATCATTGAGTGCTTGGGCAACGCGTTCGAGATCTTTGAATTGGATTTTGAAAATCGCGATTAAAATCAAGCCAAATAGCACTAATAGGGCGACACCTACTGCCGACATCCACCAGGCAAGATCGGTTGCCTGTGACATGATTTCTTGTTTATCCATCACGAAAATCAGCGCCCAGTCCGTTGAGGGAATTGCCGCAACATAGACTAACTTAGTTGCACCATCTAGGGTGCGTTCTTCCATGGTATTGGCATTGGTGCGTTGTGATAACCAGCTATTACTAAAATCACTATCAATTTTCGTGAGTTGTTGGGTATTGAGCTGGCTATTGGGATGACTGATGATGAGTCCTGCATTATCGACCATCAAGGTATAACCTTCGCCCGGTACTTCGAGGCGCTGCACCGCATCGGTCAATTGATCTATGGTTAAGTTCGCTGCTGCCACGCCTATCAGCTGGCCCGAACTCATTACAGGTTCGGCAATCGTCACGACTTGTTTTTTCAGTGTGGCGCTGACGTAGGGCGCTGTCATGATCATTTTACCGGCAGCTTTAGCGTCCATATACCAAGGGCGAACGCGGGGATCATAATTCGCGGTATTCAGAGACGGATCTTGACGATACATGTTGCCTTGCTCGTCGCCATAATAGGTGAGGGCAAAGTCAACCGCAGTATGCGCTTGCAGCAAATGAGGGGTAACGTTTGTACTCGGATCGGCTTCAATGGTTTGTTTTAGGCTGGTAATGGCCATTTTTCTGTCTTGCATCCACTGACCAATGCCGGATGAAAAGGTATTCGCCAGTTGGTCAATTTCATTCTGGGTATTTTCTAACGCATTATTTCTAATGAAATAAGTTGAGATACTTACGAGTACAGCAATAGTGATCAGTACAGCGGAAAGACTGCTGAACAGCAGCCGTGTTTTGAGTGTCGATCGCATAATCTATTCCTTTATATTCCGTTAGCTCTCTAACGTTGTTTTAGTATAGCGGCAGCAAGGGGGAAAACATTAAACCATGAGTGAATTATAGTAATAAATTTAGAAGTGACTCCCATAATTTAAAATTTTTATAATCACATGATTTTTATGTTAATAACGATTGAGTGAGCCATTCTTTATTAATGGCTACTCGATAAAACTGAGAAGATTGAATCGAGGAGGGATGAATAATATTCTACAAATGACAAATATCATTCTTTATCGTCAGTAGACCGTTAAAATATACTCGTTCTCGCTAACGATATAATTAAATATGTTACCGTTTTACGAGTTATTATTCAGAATGACAACTTGTTTATTTGAAGGCTAAGTTTCTGTGGGGAGTCTTGTTGTTCTGCTTCGTGCTTAGGCTTCATTTATTACTGCACATAAAAAAGGAGCTCCTAGAAGCTCCTTGTTAATTCTAAAATGGCCTTAATCTCATTGAGTCATTTTATTTTTGATCAGCACGCAGCGCTGTTCCATTTGACGGGTTTCTAATAGATTGCGGCGGGTGAAATTCGATAATCCAGTTTGGCTATCAAGCACTTTATCCAATGCCGCTATGCTAGTGTAGTTACAATCAGTAGGAATCAAGTTGTGAGCGTAGTTACGCATAAACACAGGGCCTTTTTTATCCATATCCCTCAAGCTCGCCAGACGTTCATCCGCCGTAGCCGCGCTCAATAGTTTCTGCTCCGCAGGATAAAGATTTTCCATAATGATCCGTTGCTTGGAGAAAGGCAGGCTGTCTTGATGAACCTTGCTTAACCAGCGACGTTTGGCCGCCGCTTCTGGGCGGATCACTTGCGCCGCAAGCGCTGCTTTCTCGCCTGAGTCCGAATTATCCTTAGCCGCTTCTTTGGTTAAACGTTGCTGCGCGTTAGGGTAATCATAGCGATTGAGCTGGGTGATCATCGCCCAGCGTAAATCTTGATCTAAGGTTAATCCCTTAATTTTTGTCTCGCCGTCAACGAGTTGCGCTAAATGGCGCAATGAATCCCTGTCGCTGGCTAAACTGACATACGCATCGAACCAAATACGTTGGAAGTCATTATCGCCTTTGCTTTCCATCGCTTTTCTAAGGCTCATCTGGCTTAAGCCTTTGATTGCATTCTCAGCGTAGTTTTGCTGAATAGGTGCGATTTGTGCGAGATACTGCTTCGAGCGCAACATGCTATCGATGATCTGACCAACAATGGTGTAGTCCGTCTCAGCAGGCGCGTTAACAAACACTGTGCTTAGGTATTGCTCTAAGCTCAATTTACCTTCACGAACGCTGTCCCACAGACTTTGCCACAGCATAGAGCGCAGCAGTGGATCTGACACATTACTCAGCTGCTGTTTTGCGGTGTTAAAGGATTTGTCATCGAGCTCGACTTTCACAAAGCCCCAATCATCAAAGTTTGGATAGACTAAGTCTGGGCAGCGCTCACCAATCAGTTGTTTGACTTCGGTACGCTCCCCCTTGTAAGTCACTGGCACTGTGACGTCATGACGCAAATCGAAGCGGCCTTGGGTAAAGAGTGCCACTTGGACTTTTTGTTCGCGTAATGTTGGCAGCTCAGCGCTTGCTGGGAGCTGTAGCAGGCTAAAGTCGCTGATACGGTTACCTTCACAGCGATATTCCGCCTTGATGGTGTTAACGCCCGCGCTGTAGAGCCATTCTTGAGTCCATGCGCTTAAATCACGACCAGCGGCTTTGCCTAGGCTATTGATAAAATCATCTAACTCGGCATTTTGATAACTATATTGTTTTAAATAATTGCTGACTCCGCGGCGAAACACCATGTCGCCCAGCAAGTGGCGCAGTTGTTTCAGTGTCGATGCGCCTTTTTGATAAGTGATCGCATCGATATTATCGAAGGCGTTTTGGGTCGTTGCCACTGGCACTTCAATTGGATGCGTAGTGACTAAGCTGTCCTGCTCATAAGCTCTTTGTTTGCCTTTGGCGTAAAAAGTGCGCCAAGCATTGGTGAATTCGGTCGCCTCCTGAGTCGCAAGCGTGCCCATAAAGGAGGCAAAGCTTTCATTGAGCCACAGGCCATTCCACCATTTCATGGTCACGAGATCGCCAAACCATTGATGCGCCATTTCATGCATGATCACGCCGGCTAGGCTTTGTTTTTGATCTGCCGTCATGGCTGCTTTATAGAGGAAATGATCCTCGGCAAAGGTCACCGCACCCGCGTTTTCCATGGCGCCATAGAGGAAATCAGGCACCAGAATTTGATCATATTTCTTAAAGGGATATGGAATGCCAAAGTAGTTATCGAAGAAGGTTAACCCTTGTTTGGTATAGTTAAACCAATCCTGCGGTGTGACTTGATTCGCCACAGATTCACGGGCGAACAGGCGCATCGGATAGCGGCCCGAGTTGTCCTGCCACATGTGGTAAGGGCCCGCATGCATAGAAAAGTTATACGGACTGAGTTTTGGCGTATCAGGGAAGGTCCAACGATTGTAAGCGCCCGCTGGAGTGATTTGGCTTTCACGCATAGTGCTAATCACTTGCCAATCTTTGGGCGCTGTGACCGTAATCTGATAGTTGGCTTTGATATCCGGTTGGTCGAATACGGCAAACATTTGCTGCGCGGCGGCGGGTTCAAAATGCGAATAGAGGTAGACCTTGCCATCGACCGGATCTTTAAAACGGTGCAGGCCTTCGCCATTAGTGCTGTGAGGGCGAGTAAACTGCACTTCAACCGTGTTTTCACCCGAGGTCAGCAGACGCGTATTTAAGCTAATGTAAGCGCCATTATAGTTTGGATATACAGCGGTGCCGTTGATGATAAAGCGTTTTATCTGTGCCTTGTTTAAATCTAAGCTCAGTTGTTTTGGTATTTCACTTAATTGAAAGGTCACTTTGGAGGTGGCGGAAAACTCGGCTTCCCCTGTGAGCTGAAAATCCAATTCATAGCGAACATCGGAAATGATCTGCGAGCGCAGCGCAGCCTGATACTGGCTAATGTAAGCACTGGCGTCACGTGGACCCGTATTAAGAGTGCTTTGGGTGGCACACGACATCAATGCGCCGCAGGCAAGGGCAACAAAACTGGCTTTAAACAAGTTCACAACTGAATCCTTCAACAATTTGTTTTGTTTTCTGCTTGGATATTTGCTTTCAATATCGGGAGTTTGGGGTTGCCTGAGTGGCAAATGATCCCTCGCGTCAGCGCCGATTTGAGCCAGTATCATTGCAGTGTATTTTGGCCGAGTACACTACCTTATTTACCTTGGATAACCAATGTTAAAAATGTAAAAAAAAGCCAGCGTTTAAGCTGGCTTCTTGGGATCTCTGTTTGGCGGTAGTAAGCGCCAATAGACAATTACATGCCTAAGAAAGACTTAGACTTCATCTTACGGATTTCTTTTTCATCAGACCATTCGATCAGGCCTGTTTCTAAATCCATTAAACGCATTGTCATCTTGTAGTACACATCTTTAGTGCTACCGTCTTGCTTAACTATGCTAGATAAATTGCCGTATAACATGTATTGCGCGCCGATTTGACGACCAAATTTGATGGCGGTTGATGGATCAACCATGCCAGTGTTGTTTTGGTAATCCAATTGCTTACGGACTGAATCTACTTTAGTCATGTCGATAAAACGGAACTTGCCTGAGCGCAATAGTTTGTTGCTGATAGAGTCAGTAACAGACTCAGTATCAATGTGCTCTGAGGTTTTGTTCTTGATGCTGTCGACAAATAAAATCGGACGGCTATTGGCTGTCATGGCCACGATAGGAGGGAAAGTCATCATGCTATCCACCATCTTGGCTGCAATAGCTTGTAGATCCGTTGAGCCAAAATTCTCATTGACGGTTTCAACTTCGGTGGCATCGCCATATTCGACTTTAGATTGACATGCAGCCAGACCCATAACGGCAGCCAGCACAAAAATCAGTTTAAATTGTTTCATAGTCAGTTCCATTTTGTGATTGTATAAACTTAATGACACACGTCTTATTCAAATACCACAACCGCTAGGCTAAATGATTATTGAATAAATTCGGGTGTAATTACCAGTATCAATTGCCCAGACTAAGGTGGTTTTGCCTGCTGCAACGTCAATTTTTGCCGGTGGCGCTTTATCTAACTGCAAAGTGTATTCACCTGCACTCAAATAACGCCGCCCGATCTGTGCTTGTTTAGGCAGCGTCAGCCAACTACGGCGATCCGCTTGCTCTGTTACTACGTTAAAAATCTGCATCGCTATGCTGCCAATATCGGCGGCATTGTTTCCGGGGCTGCCACTCTTTCCAACCTGATAGGCCATCTCAGATTTGGCATAGACACGTGCGACTTGTCGAACCAAGGTTGCGGGCAGATCTTCTTTGAGTGCTGTGATGGCTAAGGCATCGATATTGGCAATAGGTTCAGTTTTCAGCACTGTACCTAAACCTTGCACTTGCGTCTCTGGCACAAAAGTATTGTTTGGCATGTAAGTGGCTAGCGATACAGTTTGCCAATTGCCATGGATAGTAAAAGGCACTGTGAGGGCTTGCTTGGCGGGCACAAAGCCGCGTTCAACCATTAAAATCACTTGGCCATCTTTGGGATTAGGCAATTTAGCATCGCCCCAACGACGTTTGAACTCATCATATTGCGGCATGCCGAGTTGCTTGGCGAGACGCACCAGATCTTGCTGTAAATAGGTGTTGTCTGGGGTGATTTGTGCCGCTTTACGATAATCGATATAGGCATCGTTCGGCTCACCCAGTACTTCATGTAATACGCCAGTGGTGTAATAGCTGTAAGCGTTTAAGAACGAACTCGTCACAGTGCCTGCGGCTTGGCCTAGTTTGTTGACCTCGGCATCGATAGTCCCGTTCGCCATGGCTTGTACCGACTTTTGCGATTTTTGATAGCGCTCTTGCTCACTGCTTTGTAACTCGTTACTGCGACGAACTTCGACTAAAGCACCTTGGTAATCGCCACTAAACAAATAATTCAGCGCTTGGTATTGGTGCAGCATGATGCGTTCATACCCAGGACCACGGTACGGAATCGCATTGTCGTTTAACACTAAGCTGCTGGCTGTGGCACTAATATCACTGACGCTGACTTTGGCCTTATCATCAAAGGCGGTGTAAGCATCGACCGCTTGTTGGTAGTACTTTTTACTGGCCGCAAAATCGCCGGCGACTTGAGCAATACGGCCCGCTTCTTGAGCATAGAGCAGGCCATCGTTGCCATTGATATTGCTGGCAAGTTTGTCGATATCGGCCAAGGGCGTTGCACTATTCAACTCTTGTTTAAGCGGTTCAATCTGTGAAGGGTAATTAATAAAAATACTGTTGTAGGCGCAGCCCGATAAACCTAGCGCCAATCCTATTGCCAAAGCGGGGGCGATAAACGCGCGAGATAAAGGTGTAACCAAAGACAGTTTCATTATTGCGCTTCACCTTGTTCGATGGACTGGGCTGAAATCGACTGAGCCTGTTCAGGCATACGTGAACGCTCGAGTAAGGTGATCCCTTGCAGGTGATCAAATTCGTGTTGAAAAATCCGCGCAATAAAGCCTGTTAATTCGGCCTGTTGCCACTCGCCTTGTAAATTCTGGTAGCGCACTTCAATGGCTTGATGTCTTAGTATGTTAAATCTTTGGCCGGGAACGGACAGGCAACCTTCTTCGCCGCCGACTAATTCACTCGATGCATGAATGATTTGTGGATTAACCACGACTACAGGCGCCATATTGGGTGCGTCGGGATAACGTTCATTAGGTCGAGAAGCCATAATAAATAAAGCTAAGGGACTGTGAACCTGTGGCGCCGCGATGCCAACGCCTTTGGCGGCTTCCATGCTGGCAGACATTTGCTCTGCAAGGTGCGCGAGCTCGGCATCGAAATGATGCACTGCAATTGCAGTCTGCCCTAGGATAGCTTCACCCACTAACGCTATGGGTAATAAAGGCGGGGTTTGTTTTGGCATCAAATGTTTAAACATCGCATTCCCTGGATATTTTGCGGTAACCGTCTTTGAATCAAAGTCTTATTTTAAAGCGTCAGTATTAGTAATGTGGCGGCGGCGTTTCTTCAGCCTGAGTCGCCATATTACTCGGTTCCATGTCTTGTAACTTACCAATTAACATGTGAATTTGGTGTTGCTGGTGAGCCACCAGTCGATTCAATTTGATCACTTCTTGGTTTAACTCTTCGACTGTGAGCTCTTGAAAAGCCAATTTGGTTTCTAGATCTTCAATTTGTGCTTGTACGCCTTGCATGACTAACCTCTATTGCTGCCAAGTCTC of the Shewanella baltica genome contains:
- a CDS encoding inorganic phosphate transporter, with the protein product MFEMFTTLGFAWSVGLVLAILFVLAYEFINGFHDTANAVATVIYTKAMPANLAVVTSALFNFAGVLLGGLGVAYAIVHLLPVDSLLGMDSTQGLLMVFSLLFSAIIWNLGTWYFGIPASSSHTLIGSIMGVGGAFAWMNHQPILQGINVSKASQIMLSLIISPTLGFVMAGIFLLIMKYVWQKHKIHRTPDEQMQINGKKHPPFWARASLIVSAMGVSFAHGSNDGQKGIGLVMLVLICMAPAYFALDMGSQPYDLERTQDANRRIMAIYDRNQAVIADVIDFSASANVPEYMLAHCSSENVLPAMSLLDRRLAKVSTYKDMDVQERREVRRLLLCIDDTARQVAKLYLPAKDLTSLAKWRKDLTRTTEYAPLWVIIAIATALGCGTLVGWRRIVYTVGEKIGSSSMTYSQGIAAQVTAAVSIGIASMTGMPVSTTHILSSAVAGTMVANRSGLQIQTIKQIMLAWLLTLPITMLLSACVFILANALWG
- a CDS encoding isocitrate lyase/PEP mutase family protein; the protein is MAEQLRILFKALHQQSEPLILTNVWDAASAAIIQASGALAIATSSAALAWSLGYPDGQALPKAALLDAVNHILRLSRVPVTLDIESGYSQDPDEVTAFVAQLSELGVAGINIEDGSAGVAEMVAKIKAIRAHPRCQGLFINARTDVYLLGLASGDAAVAMTIDRLTQYQAAGADGGFIPGATKVETAKRLSAAVDMPLNFMLLNEQMDIDELFGAGVQRFSTGPAAFLQAYGTLLNPILLNSIKAKPFQQQPKDAVIAADNGSIPKVIALDFERMNNLYIPS
- a CDS encoding DUF72 domain-containing protein, with translation MDELRSGLDKPSHFRLGLAMWSHSNWQESVYGHGIKQAERLARYATIFNTVEGNTSFYATPAQQTVMNWHSATPDDFRFTFKLPQTMTHQRLLQHCGQELKDFFQVMAPLIDKTGIWKIQLPAHFGPENLPVLAQFLNQVPQGLTYGVEVRHAAFFAKGDAERALNRLLIDKKVNRIIMDSRPLFALPPSNAAIIDAHKKKPRVPVHAIATANHPVVRFIGQPDDAVAQLAQQGVSALPKDNDAFFDNWLTQLPLWLAEGREPYLFIHTPDNETAPELAIRLYQTLRSQIAAHIQLAELSLLEKIPEETSTQMGLAW
- a CDS encoding GGDEF domain-containing protein codes for the protein MNNDGYTSLSNFIDLLLDAICVVDKAGRFEFVSAGAERIFGYTPEEMIGMQMLDLVIPEDRERTLATANEIMTGRYKVDFENRYVRKDGVIVDILWSARWSDAYQQRVAVARDISKSKNAERRQAALYEISEAVHVAEDLLALYRRIHEIIAKLLPAVNFAIALYDQDLNELSFPYKAAAGDNSLVDIASFSLFTEQVIHSAESLLLCPVTLSEYPQAIREELGNGNLSWLGVPLKLQKGVIGALMMHSLPTSASYTHQDRELLEFVSTQIAFAIERRQMLARLEHIALYDQLTLLPNRELFYDRFQKALSRAHRESSYFSLLYLDLDKFKWVNDTFGHSVGDLLLQVTAQRIVSCVRGSDTVARFGGDEFVILLERVDSAQNTLLAAQKILQVLNQPFELTDQQIHILPSIGIALYPEHGTDEKQLLSCADAAMYKAKKNGGNRIEMGYQGLRNLHADPLTAAPELKSAELKDTELEDRELKDTELNNLENKVTKIV
- a CDS encoding methyl-accepting chemotaxis protein — its product is MRSTLKTRLLFSSLSAVLITIAVLVSISTYFIRNNALENTQNEIDQLANTFSSGIGQWMQDRKMAITSLKQTIEADPSTNVTPHLLQAHTAVDFALTYYGDEQGNMYRQDPSLNTANYDPRVRPWYMDAKAAGKMIMTAPYVSATLKKQVVTIAEPVMSSGQLIGVAAANLTIDQLTDAVQRLEVPGEGYTLMVDNAGLIISHPNSQLNTQQLTKIDSDFSNSWLSQRTNANTMEERTLDGATKLVYVAAIPSTDWALIFVMDKQEIMSQATDLAWWMSAVGVALLVLFGLILIAIFKIQFKDLERVAQALNDIAEGDGDLTVRIHTANSHDEIGMLASGFNRFVERLHGMISRMHKIAGQLEHQAQGSSASATDNSQRIEVQQDEVTMVATAVTEMASATEEIASNAEHTAQTAQNAVGLSNHGHKQVAQSQQSIRNLASEVETAGRIIGELNEHSQKINSILLTISGIAEQTNLLALNAAIEAARAGEQGRGFAVVADEVRVLSQRTHSSTQEIQAMIETLQQTAGKAVKSMTQSHEMAETSVADANSASESLLLISKAINDISDMASQIATAAEEQTSVTSEINRNTESIREVSENLSIEAQTSMVQAQELAHLAASLQQEVNRFKL